In Sorghum bicolor cultivar BTx623 chromosome 10, Sorghum_bicolor_NCBIv3, whole genome shotgun sequence, one genomic interval encodes:
- the LOC8078278 gene encoding ABC transporter G family member 11, translating to MATSSPLPRWAPTPSPSRPLFASSSTAAGGGSRMLPPFDAILVALRGRGRAALTAAAQPPSPPPPAVVEVEEEAGAVGGLRSGFDGIDRHLDGPMVDGIIVPRDGGVFITWEDVWVTAVDGRGHAATILHGLSGSARPGEVLAIMGPSGCGKTTLLDTLAGRLDTNLRSKGDILINGQRQKLAFGTSAYVTQENVLMATLTVREAIYYSSQIQLPDTMPLAKKLALADETIQEMGLTSALDTRIGGRETKGISGGQRKRLSICLEILTRPRLLFLDEPTSGLDSAASFHVMNRIADLAVREGMTIVAVVHQPCSEVFELFHGLCLLASGQTVYFGPAADAAEFFTSNGYPCPPMRNPSDHFLTTINRDFESENEERTVFKPSAADEAISILMNAYKSSNISENAKKEMHDINEMGGLMMRRNQASFLTKVFVLTKRSFVNMYRDVGYYWLRLGIYVSISLCLGTIYYNFGYGYDSIRSRSSMLMFTGGLLTLMAIGGFPSFVEEMKIFRRERLNGHYGVSAFVISNWLSATPYLVLIAVLPGAIAYYLSGLKRGVDHFIYFTLVLCSCTMLVEGLMMIVAAIVPDFLMGIITGAGIQGVMMLNSGFFQIPSKLPKIVWKYPMFYISFHKYALQGFYKNEFLGLVLQNNPGVGDKTITGDQVIRTIFETEMGHSKWVDFAVLCGMIIAYRLLFILIIKVVDKLKPIFKGDMFRCPTQCICGMQNPCIHL from the exons ATGGCGACCTCGTCACCGCTACCACGCTGGGCGCCGACGCCGAGCCCGTCTCGGCCACTGTTTGCGTCGTCATCAACTGCTGCCGGCGGCGGCAGCCGCATGCTTCCCCCGTTCGACGCCATACTTGTAGCCTTACGCGGTCGTGGGCGTGCCGCCTTGACGGCAGCGGCACAgccaccgtcgccgccgccacctGCCGTGGTCGAGGTGGAAGAAGAAGCAGGCGCCGTGGGTGGCCTTCGTTCTGGGTTTGATGGCATAGACCGCCACCTTGACGGCCCCATGGTGGATGGCATCATCGTCCCTCGCGACGGTGGCGTGTTCATAACGTGGGAGGACGTTTGGGTGACGGCGGTCGACGGCAGGGGCCACGCCGCCACCATTCTGCACGGCCTCAGCGGCAGTGCGCGCCCTGGCGAGGTGCTGGCCATCATGGGACCCTCAGGGTGTGGCAAGACCACACTGCTCGACACCTTGGCCG GGAGACTGGACACCAACCTGAGGAGTAAAGGAGATATTCTCATCAATGGCCAGAGACAGAAGCTCGCCTTCGGAACCTCA GCGTACGTGACGCAAGAGAACGTGCTGATGGCCACGCTCACGGTGCGTGAGGCTATCTACTACTCGTCTCAAATCCAACTGCCGGACACCATGCCGCTTGCCAAGAAGCTCGCCCTCGCCGACGAGACTATCCAGGAGATGGGGCTCACCAGCGCGCTGGACACGCGCATCGGCGGCCGCgaaaccaagggcatcagcgGCGGGCAGCGGAAGCGGCTGAGCATCTGCCTGGAGATCCTCACGCGGCCACGGCTGCTATTCCTGGACGAGCCCACGAGCGGGCTCGACAGCGCCGCCTCGTTCCACGTGATGAACCGCATCGCCGACCTCGCCGTCAGGGAGGGCATGACCATCGTCGCCGTCGTGCACCAGCCATGTAGCGAGGTGTTCGAGCTCTTCCATGGCCTCTGCTTGCTCGCCTCCGGACAGACCGTCTACTTTGGCCCGGCTGCTGATGCCGCTGAG TTCTTCACATCGAATGGCTACCCTTGCCCACCAATGAGAAACCCCTCAGACCATTTCTTAACGACAATCAACAGAGATTTTGAATCG GAAAATGAAGAAAGGACAGTATTCAAGCCATCTGCAGCAGACGAAGCAATAAGCATTTTGATGAATGCCTATAAATCCTCCAATATATCAGAAAATGCCAAAAAGGAAATGCACGACATAAATGAAATG GGTGgattgatgatgagaagaaaccAAGCCAGTTTCCTCACCAAGGTGTTTGTACTCACCAAAAGGTCCTTTGTAAACATGTACAGAGATGTCGGATATTACTGGTTGAGACTCGGCATATATGTTTCGATAAGTCTATGCCTTGGTACCATATATTACAATTTTGGCTATGGATATGACTCTATTCGT TCTAGATCATCAATGCTAATGTTCACCGGTGGCCTTCTAACCTTGATGGCAATTGGAGGATTCCCATCCTTCGTAGAGGAAATGAAG ATATTCAGGAGAGAGAGGCTAAACGGACATTATGGTGTGTCAGCATTTGTGATCTCCAATTGGCTATCAGCCACACCCTATCTTGTCCTTATTGCTGTACTACCTGGTGCAATTGCTTACTATCTGTCTGGTCTTAAGAGAGGAGTAGACCATTTCATATATTTTACTCTTGTCCTATGTTCGTGCACAATGCTAGTTGAAGGCCTTATGATGATTGTAGCTGCTATCGTGCCAGATTTTCTAATGGGTATCATCACTGGTGCTGGAATACAAGGTGTCATGATGCTTAACAGTGGATTTTTCCAAATACCTAGTAAACTGCCAAAGATAGTTTGGAAGTACCCAATGTTCTACATCTCTTTCCACAAGTATGCGCTCCAGGGATTTTACAAGAATGAATTCTTGGGTTTAGTTCTCCAAAACAACCCAGGAGTAGGAGATAAAACAATAACTGGCGACCAAGTGATCCGTACCATATTTGAAACGGAAATGGGCCACTCAAAATGGGTGGACTTTGCAGTGCTATGTGGAATGATTATAGCATATAGGCTACTCTTTATATTGATTATTAAGGTTGTGGACAAGCTAAAGCCAATATTTAAGGGTGACATGTTTAGATGTCCTACTCAATGTATTTGTGGCATGCAAAACCCATGTATCCACCTTTAG